A stretch of the Lolium perenne isolate Kyuss_39 chromosome 3, Kyuss_2.0, whole genome shotgun sequence genome encodes the following:
- the LOC127344876 gene encoding putative leucine-rich repeat receptor-like protein kinase At2g19210 has translation MVISFSTKLTWTFALLLVLVMMIQVRAQPPPGFINIDCGWRNSSGYVDNALVMPYSSDGDYVEGGLNHEILPEYMADAGNDQQKTLRSFPDGGRNCYTLPSNSSKKYLLRATFTYGNYDKLNKTLDGSLFLFGLHIGVNFWEAVNLSNWDPSSTVWKEVITIAPSNFVSVCLINFGSGTPFISSLELRPLQDTMYPFVNTSVSVSYFQRYRFGNVADFITRYPTDNYDRFWQSWSYTTYPWINLNTSRTVQSLPGNDDFNVPLAIMQKASTLDTNYSFMAIDVAQGPNLDAKSLQLLPIFHFAEINGSNPNRRFDIYSAQDMLFRDFSPSRFQVDSMYKGGQFLKNTYAYFSLNKTARSRLPPLINALEVYSLVRMENLTTDSDDVNYMKEVKAHYNLARTSWKGDPCSPREYSWEGLTCDHSKSNQNPRIVMINLSTSGLGGGFAISFMNMTSLENLDLSHNNLTGAIPDYQLKSLKVLNLSNNKLHGPIPDSILQRVQAGLLELRLEGNPVCSNVKDTYCSYKNEKKKKNTTHILLIAVIVPVVLISLLVGMCILWKLCWKGKWGDNEDYALYEEKTPLHIDIRRFTYAELKHITNDFKTIVGKGGFGIVYHGILDNHDEVAVKVLMETSIAESTDFLPEVQTLSKVHHKNLVTLKGYCQNKKCLALVYDFMPRGNLQQLLRGGDDYSLNWEQRLHIAVDAAQGLEYLHELCTPSIVHRDVKTPNILLDKNLVGIISDFGLSRAFDDAHTHISTVAAGTLGYLDPEYHATFQLTVKTDVYSFGIVLLEIITGQPPVLLDPQSIHLPNWVRQKIAKGSIHDVVDKRLLDQYDAKSLESVVDIAMNCVEKASIDRPTMTEVVSWLKVWLPAVSGDKLSASGTPRKYSMDTEIPKKLLSMVSGVSDEGSSFQSGYGGGLTEISRFSGR, from the exons ATGGTGATCAGCTTCAGTACAAAGCTAACATGGACCTTTGCTCTGCTTCTTGTCCTGGTCATGATGATTCAAGTCCGAGCACAGCCTCCTCCAG GGTTCATAAACATCGACTGTGGATGGAGAAACAGTAGCGGCTATGTCGACAACGCCTTAGTAATGCCATACAGCTCTGATGGTGATTATGTTGAGGGCGGCCTGAACCACGAGATTTTACCAGAGTACATGGCTGATGCAGGCAATGACCAGCAAAAAACCCTGAGGAGCTTCCCTGACGGCGGAAGGAATTGCTACACACTGCCATCCAACAGCAGCAAGAAGTATCTATTGAGGGCCACATTTACTTACGGAAACTATGATAAGTTGAACAAGACTCTGGATGGGTCGCTGTTTCTGTTTGGGCTCCATATCGGTGTCAATTTCTGGGAGGCGGTGAACTTGTCAAATTGGGATCCATCATCCACGGTATGGAAGGAGGTGATCACCATTGCTCCGAGCAACTTCGTGTCTGTCTGCCTGATAAACTTCGGTTCAGGGACTCCCTTCATATCTTCATTGGAGCTGAGGCCACTACAAGATACGATGTACCCTTTTGTCAATACTTCTGTGTCCGTCAGCTACTTTCAACGGTACAGATTTGGCAACGTGGCTGACTTTATCACAAG ATATCCAACGGACAACTACGACCGCTTCTGGCAGAGCTGGAGCTACACGACATACCCCTGGATCAACCTGAACACTAGCAGGACAGTGCAGAGCCTCCCTGGCAATGACGATTTCAACGTTCCGTTGGCCATCATGCAGAAAGCCTCAACCCTAGACACGAACTACTCCTTCATGGCCATTGACGTGGCACAGGGTCCTAATCTAGATGCCAAGAGCCTACAGCTTCTCCCGATCTTTCACTTCGCCGAGATCAACGGAAGCAACCCGAACAGGAGGTTTGACATCTACAGCGCCCAAGATATGTTGTTTCGAGACTTCTCCCCGTCGCGATTCCAGGTGGACAGCATGTACAAGGGTGGGCAGTTCCTGAAAAATACTTACGCGTACTTCTCCTTGAATAAGACGGCCAGGTCGCGTCTTCCGCCGCTCATCAACGCGTTGGAGGTGTACTCGCTTGTTCGAATGGAGAATCTCACCACTGACTCCGACGATG TCAATTACATGAAAGAAGTCAAGGCGCACTACAATTTGGCACGAACAAGCTGGAAAGGAGATCCATGCTCCCCAAGAGAGTATTCCTGGGAAGGTTTGACGTGCGACCACTCTAAGAGCAACCAGAATCCGAGGATTGTCATGAT AAATTTGTCTACCAGTGGACTCGGAGGTGGATTTGCCATATCATTCATGAACATGACATCACTAGAGAACTT GGATTTGTCACACAACAATTTGACGGGAGCTATTCCAGACTATCAACTAAAATCACTTAAAGTTCT GAACTTGTCAAATAACAAGCTACATGGACCAATCCCTGATTCTATTCTTCAAAGAGTTCAAGCCGGTCTGCTGGAATTAAG ATTAGAAGGCAATCCTGTATGCTCAAACGTCAAAGATACGTACTGTTCATACaagaatgagaagaagaagaagaacaccacACATATCTTGCTCATCGCAGTGATAGTTCCTGTGGTACTGATATCCCTCCTAGTAGGGATGTGCATACTCTGGAAATTATGCTGGAAAG GGAAGTGGGGAGACAATGAGGATTATGCACTGTATGAAGAGAAAACTCCCCTACATATTGACATCAGACGGTTCACGTACGCAGAGCTGAAGCACATAACAAATGACTTCAAAACAATTGTTGGAAAAGGAGGTTTCGGTATTGTTTATCATGGCATACTGGACAATCATGATGAAGTGGCAGTTAAAGTGCTTATGGAGACATCAATAGCAGAGTCAACTGACTTCCTCCCTGAG GTGCAAACCTTGTCCAAAGTTCATCACAAGAATCTTGTGACTTTAAAAGGATATTGCCAAAACAAGAAGTGCTTGGCACTTGTTTATGACTTCATGCCAAGAGGAAATCTTCAACAACTTCTAAGAGGAG GAGATGACTATAGTTTGAATTGGGAACAACGACTTCATATTGCAGTTGATGCCGCACAAG GACTGGAGTATTTACATGAGTTATGCACCCCATCAATAGTGCACAGAGATGTGAAGACCCCCAATATCCTTCTGGACAAGAATCTAGTGGGGATAATATCTGATTTTGGGCTTTCACGGGCTTTTGATGATGCTCACACACACATATCTACTGTTGCTGCCGGCACTCTTGGCTACCTCGACCCTGAGTACCATGCAACTTTCCAGCTCACTGTCAAGACAGACGTTTACAGTTTTGGCATCGTGCTCTTGGAGATCATCACTGGCCAGCCCCCAGTACTCCTGGACCCTCAAAGCATCCACCTACCAAATTGGGTGCGCCAAAAGATAGCTAAGGGAAGCATTCACGATGTTGTAGACAAGAGGCTGTTGGATCAGTACGATGCCAAATCCCTGGAGAGTGTGGTAGACATTGCCATGAACTGTGTCGAAAAGGCATCCATCGACAGGCCGACCATGACTGAGGTTGTTTCATGGCTCAAAGTGTGGCTGCCAGCGGTTTCAGGCGACAAGCTGTCTGCTTCTGGGACCCCTCGTAAGTACTCCATGGACActgaaattccaaagaagttactGTCGATGGTTTCTGGTGTAAGCGACGAGGGGAGCTCCTTCCAGTCTGGTTATGGTGGTGGGCTGACAGAAATAAGCAGGTTTTCTGGACGGTGA